A segment of the Marinitoga hydrogenitolerans DSM 16785 genome:
AAAATCAAATTAAAAACAATGGGAATAGAAATTGACGAATTAACTCCAGAACAAATTGCATATTTAAATAGTTGGAAGTAAAAAGACAGCCCGCGTTAGCAGGCTGTTTTTTATCCTCTAATTCCTAATTTTGAAATTAATTCCTTATAAACTTCTGGTCTTTCTTTCTTTAAATATTTTAACATTTTTCTTCTTTTACCAACCATTTTCATAAGACCTCTTCTTGAATGAAAATCTTTGGAATGTGTTTTTAAATGTTCTGTTAAATGTCTGATTCTTGCAGTTAATAATGCAATTTGAACTTCAACTGAACCTGTGTCTTTTTCATTAATTTTGAATTCTTCAATAACTTTGTTTTTGATTTCTGGGTCTAATCCTCTTGACATATTCCTCTACCTCCGCATTCATATTCCTTTGGCCAAGATAAGGTTTACTCCATTATCTGAGCCAAGGTATTTATATTATAATATATATTTTGTTAAAAATCAATTGATAATATTTTAAACTTCAACA
Coding sequences within it:
- the rpsO gene encoding 30S ribosomal protein S15 encodes the protein MSRGLDPEIKNKVIEEFKINEKDTGSVEVQIALLTARIRHLTEHLKTHSKDFHSRRGLMKMVGKRRKMLKYLKKERPEVYKELISKLGIRG